The Candidatus Binataceae bacterium region ACGCCCCGCTTCACATCGAGTAGCGCCAGGTCCTGAGGGGTGGTGACCACTACCCCGCCCGCGAGCGCCACGCGCTGGGTGATGGTTAACTGCGCGTCGCCGGTCCCAGGAGGAAGGTCGAGCACCAGGCAGTCGAGTTCCCCCCATTCGACATTAAAGAGAAACTCGGTCTCGAGCTTGGTTACCATCGGTCCGCGCCAGATCACGGCGGTCTCGTCGTTGATAAACAGCGCCATCGAAACGTAACGTATGCCGAATCGCTCGAGTGGGACGATCCTCCGCTCGGCGGTGAGCGCGGGCGGCTTGTCCACCCCCATCATCATCGCCACGCTGGGTCCGTATACGTCCGCGTCCATGAGCCCGATGCGCCATCCGCGTCCGTGCAGCGCCAGTGCCAGGTTTACCGCCACGGTGGATTTGCCGACTCCCCCCTTGCCGCTGGCGACCGCGATGATGTGCCTCACCCCGGGTATCTCGCGCTGCGCGGCGCCAGTCGCGGCGCGCGGTGCGGCTGCGGCGGGCTGCTCAATACGCACTTCCACGGCGGGCACATCGCGCATCGCGCCGACCGCAGTCTTCACGTCGGCGACGATTTTTTGGACCACCTCGGGCTTGGCGGATGCCACCGTCA contains the following coding sequences:
- a CDS encoding Mrp/NBP35 family ATP-binding protein — translated: MPSPNEILSELKKVKYPGFSRDIVSFGMIKDIEVAHSGVTVMLTVASAKPEVVQKIVADVKTAVGAMRDVPAVEVRIEQPAAAAPRAATGAAQREIPGVRHIIAVASGKGGVGKSTVAVNLALALHGRGWRIGLMDADVYGPSVAMMMGVDKPPALTAERRIVPLERFGIRYVSMALFINDETAVIWRGPMVTKLETEFLFNVEWGELDCLVLDLPPGTGDAQLTITQRVALAGGVVVTTPQDLALLDVKRGVEMFREVNVPVLGVVENMSYYQCRKCGHRHEIFSHGGGARYASELGVPFLGELPIVRELREGGDRSNPLVASNPRHPVSAAFDAIATRVMQEVEHAP